In the Methanothermobacter marburgensis str. Marburg genome, CAACCAGTGTTAGTCCCGAGCACCAGTCAGGGATACGTGCGCTCAGCATGGAGAAAAGGACTGAATTCATATGGAAGGTTCGTTTTACCCTGAACAGTTTTGGAGTTGATTTCCAGCTCGATCATCCAGAGAACGTTCTGAACAGTTATCTTGTAACCTCTGAAATATTTTCCGATGGCCTCTCAAAGGACAGATTGATTTCAAGTATAAAAAATGTTTTCAGGGCTAAACTTCATGTCATGTGGATGATACAGGAACGTTTCGGCGATGATAAACCTGAACACGACAGCATGTATGTGTGAGGTTCATTTCCAGTGAAAACATCTATGAAGTGCTTCTGAGCATCTGGGAGAGATGGATTTCAACTGTAAATTGTTTTTTGTGTCATGAATCTGGTTTGAGGGACGTCTATTTCAAGTGTAAATCTGTTCCAGTACATTATGGGGCATGGGTGAGAGGTGCATTTCAACTGTAATTTGTGTACAATACTGAGGGAGAGGTGAGGGAGAGGTATATTTCAAGTGAAATCT is a window encoding:
- a CDS encoding DUF2299 domain-containing protein; amino-acid sequence: MPEKKIKKWLEEEGFLRMEVPDENALFHYVINYPEDHVIDIIQPAGKNDMILIACATSVSPEHQSGIRALSMEKRTEFIWKVRFTLNSFGVDFQLDHPENVLNSYLVTSEIFSDGLSKDRLISSIKNVFRAKLHVMWMIQERFGDDKPEHDSMYV